A single window of Terriglobales bacterium DNA harbors:
- the eutC gene encoding ethanolamine ammonia-lyase subunit EutC, with the protein MMAKSSKERGRVIPATPSPELADMLSAIRLRTPARLLVGRAGPSYRTATQLDLRRDHAAAVDAVRTELDLERDFGREFVERWRLFEVATCAADKQEYLMRPDLGRRLSDAARAEVGRECPKGCQLQIAIGDGLSASAVVSQVPPLLPALVAGAEQRGWSVGRAFYIRHCRVGVLNDIGELLDPEIAVLLIGERPGLATAESLSAYMAWRPRAGHTDAGRNLISNIHARGVPTAEAAERILALAGQMRQMKTSGSAVKELRTAASHVLTQGSGPTV; encoded by the coding sequence ATGATGGCAAAATCCTCGAAAGAGCGGGGACGGGTGATTCCGGCGACGCCTTCGCCGGAACTGGCGGACATGCTTTCTGCCATCCGCTTGCGGACTCCCGCCCGCCTCCTGGTGGGCCGCGCCGGGCCCTCCTACCGTACCGCGACGCAACTTGATCTGCGCCGTGACCATGCGGCGGCGGTGGACGCCGTGCGCACCGAGCTTGACCTGGAGCGGGATTTCGGCCGTGAGTTCGTCGAGCGCTGGCGTCTGTTCGAAGTCGCGACCTGTGCCGCGGACAAGCAGGAGTACCTGATGCGCCCCGATCTCGGCCGCCGCTTGAGTGACGCGGCGCGCGCCGAGGTCGGGCGTGAATGTCCCAAGGGCTGCCAATTGCAGATCGCGATCGGTGACGGACTGTCCGCTTCTGCCGTCGTCTCGCAGGTTCCGCCGCTCTTGCCGGCGCTCGTCGCCGGTGCGGAGCAGCGTGGCTGGAGCGTGGGGCGCGCGTTCTACATTCGGCATTGCCGCGTCGGCGTGCTCAACGACATCGGCGAGTTGCTGGACCCGGAGATCGCGGTGCTCCTCATCGGCGAACGTCCCGGTCTGGCGACCGCCGAGAGCCTCTCGGCCTACATGGCCTGGCGGCCGCGTGCCGGCCACACTGACGCGGGCCGTAACCTGATTTCCAATATTCACGCGCGCGGCGTGCCGACTGCCGAGGCGGCGGAGAGGATTTTGGCGCTCGCCGGGCAGATGCGGCAGATGAAGACCAGTGGATCGGCAGTGAAGGAATTGCGAACCGCTGCAAGTCATGTCCTGACGCAGGGCTCAGGCCCAACCGTTTAG
- a CDS encoding ethanolamine ammonia-lyase subunit EutB: MFSDLREVFGKANEEKSGDRLAGLAAGSERERVAAKRYLADRTLGEIVDHPLIDPDQDEVSRLLLETLDRETFAPLRSMTVGEFREYLLDDSTGEEELRRLHWAVLPEVAAAVAKIMSNKDLILAAAKIRTVTRCRNTMGERGVLGIRLQPNHPSDDLGGILLATLDGLLFGCGDAVVGVNPATESVETVSGILRTLDRMIAVFRIPTQACCLAHVTTQLAAMEGGAPVDLLFQSIAGTEAANRSFGISLQMLREGRERVLEHHRARDVAWVGDNVMYFETGQGSALSAEAHHGVDQLTLEARTYGVARTLSPFLVNSVVGFIGPEYLYDERQIIRAGLEEHFMGKLLGLPMGCDVCYTNHAAADQNSADNLLFLLAAAGCNYFMGVPCADDVMLNYQSTSFHDALAARRLFGLKPAPEFLAWLEEMDIYRDGQPVALQPARRRQLAEGLQAALREPKAS; the protein is encoded by the coding sequence GTGTTCTCCGACTTGCGTGAAGTTTTCGGCAAGGCCAACGAGGAAAAATCCGGGGACCGGCTCGCCGGGCTCGCCGCGGGCTCGGAGCGCGAGCGCGTCGCCGCCAAGCGCTATCTGGCCGACCGCACGCTGGGCGAGATCGTGGACCACCCGCTGATCGACCCCGACCAGGACGAGGTCAGCCGCCTGCTTCTGGAGACGCTGGACCGCGAGACTTTTGCTCCGCTGCGCAGCATGACAGTGGGCGAGTTCCGCGAATACCTGCTCGACGACTCGACCGGCGAAGAAGAACTGCGCCGCCTGCACTGGGCGGTGCTGCCGGAAGTGGCGGCGGCGGTGGCCAAGATCATGAGCAACAAGGACCTGATTCTGGCCGCGGCCAAGATCCGCACCGTCACGCGCTGCCGCAACACCATGGGCGAGCGCGGCGTGCTCGGCATCCGCCTGCAGCCCAATCATCCCTCGGACGACCTGGGCGGCATTCTGCTGGCGACGCTCGACGGCCTGCTCTTTGGCTGCGGCGACGCCGTGGTGGGCGTGAACCCGGCCACCGAATCGGTCGAGACCGTCTCCGGCATCCTGCGCACGCTCGACCGCATGATCGCGGTCTTCCGCATCCCCACACAGGCCTGCTGCCTGGCACATGTAACTACGCAACTTGCGGCGATGGAGGGCGGCGCGCCCGTGGACCTGTTGTTCCAGTCGATTGCCGGAACCGAGGCCGCCAACCGCAGCTTCGGCATCAGCCTGCAAATGCTGCGCGAAGGACGCGAGCGCGTGCTCGAACATCATCGCGCGCGCGATGTGGCCTGGGTGGGTGACAACGTGATGTATTTCGAGACCGGCCAGGGAAGCGCCCTTTCCGCCGAAGCCCATCACGGAGTGGACCAGTTGACACTCGAAGCGCGTACCTATGGTGTTGCGCGCACGCTATCGCCCTTTCTGGTAAACAGCGTGGTGGGCTTCATCGGACCGGAGTATCTCTACGACGAGCGCCAGATCATTCGCGCCGGCCTGGAAGAGCACTTCATGGGCAAACTCCTGGGTCTGCCCATGGGCTGCGACGTCTGCTACACCAACCACGCCGCGGCGGACCAGAACTCCGCCGACAACCTGCTGTTCCTGCTGGCTGCAGCGGGCTGCAATTACTTCATGGGCGTGCCCTGCGCCGACGACGTCATGCTGAACTACCAGTCCACCAGCTTTCATGACGCGCTGGCCGCGCGCCGCCTGTTCGGGCTGAAGCCTGCACCGGAGTTCCTGGCCTGGCTGGAGGAAATGGATATCTACCGCGACGGCCAGCCGGTTGCTTTGCAGCCCGCACGCCGCCGCCAACTCGCGGAAGGGCTGCAAGCGGCGCTCAGGGAGCCGAAGGCGAGCTGA
- a CDS encoding alkaline phosphatase D family protein: MSEITRRQFLLLATAMGASLAWCGPAAARSRVKWRERRERFAEGVASGDPQADSVILWTRYSAGTGAAVKLTLEIAEDAEFRRVVAATETTARPETDWTCRVLAAGLRPARVYWYRFTDADGAGSRIGRTITAPADDDPRPVRFAFVSCQNVNQGAQNAYRRMIYEDERAPENERLSFVLHLGDFIYEMVWYPEERPQGMYDRRLRDIVRYPQGEKITDFHIPVTLDDYRAVYRAYLADPDLQDARARFPFVPMWDNHEFSWLGWQSFQKFEGKTRPAQTRKVAANQAWFEYQPARVRQPAGLVLDGFAAPKVSDASITRFDEQGLGDEPNNLAAIRSLTAYRAQRWGRNLDLLITDQHSYRSEEPTDRPEAAPLSSPDFPNFVPQEAMEILDAGRAYEGGKPPASIRFGEAEIPNFRREQPPQTILGAEQKRWFLERLRKSQATWKVWGNSLGVLDWRADPQNLPPETGKRWPGAGYAGFGGGDHSAAYVERAEIYDLVRSAGITGFAVVAGDRHSFWAGLAAKALPPQAFEPVGVAFITASVSAPGLVEAFEHRFPKDHPLRPLFLTDRPGEVKPHAAVNLLLHHGVRSCLEYQRTGDAARARAVSNRELSPHLAFVDMSAHGYATVRLSEDVIECEFVCIPRPLERAASADGGPLRYRVSHRARLWKPGERPKLEQRILEGDPGLAI; the protein is encoded by the coding sequence ATGAGCGAGATCACGCGACGACAATTTCTTCTGCTGGCGACGGCGATGGGGGCGTCGCTGGCCTGGTGCGGGCCGGCGGCGGCGCGCTCGCGCGTCAAGTGGCGGGAACGGCGGGAGCGTTTCGCCGAGGGTGTCGCGTCGGGGGATCCGCAGGCGGACAGCGTCATTCTCTGGACACGCTATTCGGCCGGCACCGGCGCTGCCGTGAAGCTGACGCTTGAAATTGCCGAGGACGCGGAGTTCCGGCGAGTGGTCGCGGCGACAGAAACCACGGCCCGGCCGGAAACCGACTGGACATGCCGCGTGCTGGCCGCAGGCCTGCGGCCGGCACGGGTTTACTGGTACCGCTTCACGGACGCCGACGGCGCGGGCAGCCGCATCGGCCGCACCATCACCGCGCCGGCCGACGACGATCCGCGGCCGGTGCGTTTCGCCTTCGTCAGTTGCCAGAACGTGAACCAGGGAGCGCAGAACGCTTATCGCCGCATGATCTACGAGGACGAGCGCGCACCGGAGAACGAGCGGCTCAGCTTCGTGCTGCACCTCGGCGACTTCATCTACGAAATGGTGTGGTATCCGGAGGAGCGGCCGCAGGGCATGTATGACCGCCGGCTGCGCGACATCGTGCGCTATCCGCAGGGCGAAAAGATCACCGACTTCCACATCCCGGTCACGCTGGACGACTATCGGGCCGTGTATCGCGCTTACCTGGCCGATCCCGACCTGCAGGACGCGCGCGCCCGCTTCCCGTTCGTGCCCATGTGGGACAACCACGAGTTCTCCTGGCTGGGCTGGCAGAGCTTCCAGAAGTTCGAGGGCAAGACGCGCCCGGCGCAGACGCGCAAAGTGGCCGCCAACCAGGCGTGGTTCGAGTATCAACCGGCGCGCGTCCGCCAGCCCGCAGGTCTGGTGCTGGATGGCTTCGCGGCGCCGAAGGTGAGCGATGCCTCCATCACCCGCTTCGACGAACAGGGCCTCGGCGACGAGCCGAACAACCTGGCTGCCATCCGCAGCCTCACGGCGTATCGCGCCCAGCGCTGGGGACGCAATCTCGACCTGCTGATCACCGACCAGCACAGCTACCGCTCGGAGGAGCCGACCGACCGGCCGGAGGCGGCTCCGTTGTCGAGTCCTGACTTCCCCAACTTCGTGCCGCAGGAGGCGATGGAGATCCTCGACGCGGGGCGCGCGTACGAGGGCGGCAAGCCTCCGGCGAGCATTCGCTTTGGCGAAGCGGAGATTCCCAACTTCCGTCGTGAGCAGCCGCCACAAACCATCCTGGGCGCCGAGCAGAAGCGCTGGTTCCTCGAGCGCCTGCGCAAGTCGCAAGCGACCTGGAAGGTATGGGGAAATTCGCTCGGTGTCCTCGACTGGCGCGCCGATCCGCAGAACCTGCCGCCGGAAACCGGCAAGCGGTGGCCGGGCGCGGGGTATGCGGGGTTCGGCGGCGGCGATCACAGCGCGGCCTACGTGGAGCGCGCCGAGATCTATGACCTGGTGAGGAGCGCGGGCATCACGGGCTTCGCGGTGGTTGCGGGCGACCGGCACAGCTTTTGGGCGGGGCTGGCGGCCAAGGCGCTGCCGCCGCAGGCGTTTGAGCCGGTGGGCGTCGCCTTCATCACCGCCTCGGTCTCGGCGCCGGGGCTGGTGGAGGCGTTCGAGCACCGGTTCCCCAAAGACCATCCGCTGCGACCGCTGTTTCTCACCGACCGGCCCGGCGAGGTCAAGCCGCACGCCGCGGTCAACCTGCTGCTGCATCATGGTGTGCGCTCCTGTCTTGAATACCAGCGGACGGGCGATGCAGCCCGTGCGCGTGCCGTGTCGAACCGTGAGCTTTCGCCGCACCTCGCCTTCGTGGACATGAGCGCCCATGGCTACGCGACAGTACGCTTGAGTGAGGACGTCATCGAGTGCGAGTTCGTCTGCATTCCGCGGCCGCTGGAGCGCGCTGCGAGTGCGGACGGCGGGCCGCTACGCTATCGTGTCTCGCATCGGGCCCGACTCTGGAAGCCCGGCGAACGGCCAAAGCTGGAACAGCGGATTCTCGAAGGGGATCCCGGTTTGGCGATTTGA